A region from the Solibacillus sp. FSL H8-0523 genome encodes:
- a CDS encoding NtaA/DmoA family FMN-dependent monooxygenase (This protein belongs to a clade of FMN-dependent monooxygenases, within a broader family of flavin-dependent oxidoreductases, the luciferase-like monooxygenase (LMM) family, some of whose members use coenzyme F420 rather than FMN.), which produces MENKRQMQLALQMNSGYGAEFSAWRMPGADPAAYTNMDSYVARAKLAEKGKFHMIFIADTAALTVDLNIHTPMFPMDPMLALMAVARETKQIGLVATASTTFNYPYNLARQMKALDVISGGRVGWNAVTTSEPRAAANFGAQIDSRSVRYDKAHEFIEIVQALWGSWEEDALKLDVEKGQFADMSKVQPINLSGDYYASRGPLPIPPSKQGQPVLFQAGGGEEGLRLAGRFASGVYANPYDIESARAHRAALRESAEAFGRNPDDIKMYAGFMFSIGKTEEEGLERRRKLMSFDPGEITGRVQYLGAMVGLPLSVHTMDIDQPLPEEMRARMYPNRMDPRSKRAYDLLQSGLSVRDVLAHGVINYHPVVAGTAEQVADFLEEWFLAGACDGFSVVPDSAHDGVQDFVEQVVPILQQRGLFHTEYEGKTLRENMGVPYEYGRQEEHV; this is translated from the coding sequence ATGGAGAACAAAAGACAAATGCAACTGGCTCTGCAAATGAATTCAGGATACGGAGCTGAATTTTCCGCATGGCGCATGCCTGGGGCGGACCCAGCAGCCTATACAAATATGGATAGTTATGTGGCACGTGCCAAACTTGCGGAAAAAGGGAAATTCCACATGATTTTTATCGCAGATACAGCAGCGTTAACGGTCGACTTGAACATTCATACACCGATGTTTCCAATGGACCCGATGCTTGCACTTATGGCAGTTGCGCGTGAAACGAAACAGATTGGACTGGTGGCAACCGCTTCCACAACATTTAATTACCCGTATAATTTAGCGCGTCAAATGAAGGCGTTAGATGTAATCAGTGGTGGGCGTGTAGGTTGGAATGCGGTGACAACATCTGAGCCGAGAGCCGCTGCAAACTTTGGGGCGCAAATTGATAGCCGAAGCGTACGGTATGACAAGGCACATGAATTTATTGAAATCGTCCAAGCACTTTGGGGAAGCTGGGAAGAGGATGCGCTAAAACTCGATGTCGAAAAGGGGCAATTTGCCGACATGTCGAAAGTGCAGCCAATTAATTTAAGTGGCGACTACTATGCATCGCGCGGACCATTACCGATTCCACCTTCTAAACAAGGACAACCGGTTTTATTCCAAGCAGGTGGTGGCGAGGAAGGGTTACGACTTGCGGGACGCTTTGCTTCAGGTGTGTACGCAAATCCGTATGATATCGAGTCAGCAAGAGCGCATCGTGCAGCGTTACGTGAAAGTGCAGAGGCGTTTGGACGTAATCCAGACGATATTAAAATGTACGCGGGCTTTATGTTCTCGATTGGGAAAACCGAAGAAGAAGGGCTAGAACGCCGTCGTAAACTGATGAGCTTTGATCCTGGTGAAATCACGGGACGCGTGCAGTACTTAGGTGCGATGGTGGGCTTACCATTATCGGTTCACACAATGGATATTGATCAACCGCTGCCAGAAGAAATGCGCGCGCGTATGTACCCTAACCGAATGGATCCCCGTTCGAAGCGTGCTTATGACTTATTACAAAGCGGTTTATCTGTTCGTGATGTGTTGGCACATGGAGTCATTAATTATCATCCGGTTGTGGCAGGAACGGCAGAGCAGGTGGCGGACTTTTTAGAAGAGTGGTTTTTAGCGGGTGCGTGTGATGGGTTCTCGGTTGTGCCAGATAGCGCGCATGACGGGGTGCAAGATTTTGTGGAGCAAGTGGTGCCGATTTTACAACAAAGAGGTCTATTTCACACGGAATATGAAGGGAAAACACTACGCGAAAACATGGGTGTTCCTTATGAATATGGTCGTCAAGAGGAGCACGTTTAA
- a CDS encoding metal-binding protein ZinT, which produces MKTKASKWIGAFAMSALLVGCNAEEDTAKNNVEEVSAAVKQDDHDHDHTHADDEAAKKIYAGYFEEEQVQARELTDWAGDWQSVYPYLLDGTLDEVFEYKVKNGGTMTVDEYRDYYDVGYKTTIERIVIAGDQVTFTDQGQERTGTYINDGHEILTYEKGNRGVRYSFKLAEPTEGLPAYIQFSDHSIFPTVAGHYHIYLGDDRATLLEEVTHWPTYYPSSMDGHTIAHEMMAH; this is translated from the coding sequence ATGAAGACAAAGGCAAGCAAATGGATTGGTGCTTTCGCAATGAGCGCATTACTAGTAGGCTGTAACGCAGAAGAGGATACAGCAAAGAATAACGTAGAAGAGGTAAGTGCAGCGGTTAAACAAGACGATCATGACCACGACCATACTCACGCAGACGACGAGGCAGCGAAAAAAATTTATGCCGGTTATTTTGAAGAAGAGCAAGTGCAAGCGCGTGAGTTAACGGATTGGGCAGGCGATTGGCAATCGGTTTACCCGTATTTACTGGATGGTACGTTAGATGAAGTGTTTGAATATAAAGTGAAAAACGGTGGCACGATGACTGTCGATGAATACAGAGACTATTATGATGTAGGCTATAAAACAACAATTGAGCGTATTGTCATTGCAGGCGATCAAGTAACGTTTACGGACCAAGGTCAAGAACGTACAGGTACTTACATTAATGATGGCCATGAAATTTTAACGTATGAAAAGGGCAATCGAGGCGTACGCTATAGTTTTAAATTAGCAGAGCCGACAGAAGGGCTGCCAGCGTATATTCAATTCAGTGACCACAGTATCTTCCCAACGGTAGCAGGCCATTATCATATTTATTTAGGCGATGATCGTGCAACGTTATTAGAAGAAGTTACACACTGGCCAACCTACTATCCATCTTCTATGGATGGTCATACAATTGCCCATGAAATGATGGCGCATTAA
- a CDS encoding MarR family winged helix-turn-helix transcriptional regulator, which translates to MTNKVDCDIRQALDKVSFQMRRAYSEELRELNLYVGQDNLLARLWTGDGLTQMQLAEHLKCEPPTVTNMVKSLEQNGFIYRKKDAVDGRVMRIYLTDAGKNLQAPVAKKWQYQQEKLLHAISPDERIVLLDLLKRMEHGLS; encoded by the coding sequence ATGACAAATAAAGTGGATTGTGACATTCGCCAAGCGCTAGATAAAGTGTCATTTCAAATGCGTCGCGCATACTCGGAAGAATTAAGAGAATTAAACCTATATGTGGGGCAAGATAATTTACTAGCCCGCTTGTGGACAGGGGATGGCCTGACGCAGATGCAACTAGCCGAGCATTTAAAATGTGAGCCACCTACTGTAACCAATATGGTCAAATCGCTAGAACAAAACGGCTTTATTTATCGTAAAAAAGATGCAGTAGATGGACGTGTGATGCGCATCTATTTGACGGACGCGGGCAAAAATCTGCAAGCGCCTGTTGCGAAAAAGTGGCAGTATCAACAAGAAAAATTACTGCATGCAATTTCGCCGGATGAACGTATAGTCTTACTGGACTTACTAAAACGAATGGAACATGGGTTATCGTAA
- a CDS encoding LysR family transcriptional regulator — protein MNNWYKTFIVLSECRSYTETAKRLYCSQPTVTQHIKQLERSLECTLIQRNKRKIELTNKGEIVLKHAQMICHYEEKMMDAIRQSESEEKVSLYLSTYIANHYFEEIFGSHFNDEKLSYEINCYCYNELKNLLFEKKIKFAIMPIYELDPILLQQFDVEMLFREELHLAVSPMHPLAERQILYGRDLEDYEIYVPQGEFYTQAIKMSLQQKNIIPNYSKMSNFTVIAKALHLQSGMAFLPPKVIEQEGLLFKPVKGLSIRRMMTIVKQKNVVLSTSEQAICEHIKECIGTPVS, from the coding sequence ATGAATAACTGGTATAAAACGTTTATTGTACTTTCTGAGTGCCGTTCCTATACAGAAACGGCGAAAAGGTTATATTGTTCACAACCTACTGTTACTCAACACATTAAGCAATTAGAAAGAAGTTTAGAGTGCACACTCATTCAACGAAATAAACGAAAAATTGAATTGACTAATAAAGGGGAAATTGTTTTAAAACATGCCCAAATGATATGTCATTATGAAGAAAAAATGATGGATGCAATACGTCAATCCGAAAGCGAGGAAAAGGTAAGCTTATATTTAAGCACGTATATTGCTAATCATTATTTTGAAGAAATTTTTGGGTCACATTTTAATGACGAAAAATTAAGCTATGAAATTAATTGCTATTGTTATAATGAATTGAAAAATTTATTATTCGAAAAGAAAATTAAATTTGCTATCATGCCGATTTATGAATTAGATCCCATTTTATTGCAACAATTTGATGTTGAGATGCTATTCAGAGAAGAGTTACATTTAGCGGTATCTCCGATGCATCCTTTAGCAGAGCGTCAAATTTTATACGGTCGTGATTTAGAGGATTATGAAATCTATGTTCCCCAAGGAGAGTTTTATACACAAGCGATTAAAATGTCATTACAGCAAAAAAATATAATCCCTAATTATTCGAAAATGTCGAATTTCACTGTAATTGCTAAAGCATTACACCTTCAAAGTGGGATGGCTTTTTTACCTCCAAAGGTAATTGAACAAGAGGGGTTACTTTTTAAACCTGTTAAAGGTCTGTCTATTAGACGGATGATGACGATTGTTAAGCAAAAAAATGTGGTACTTTCAACGAGTGAGCAAGCGATTTGTGAACATATAAAAGAGTGTATTGGAACGCCTGTATCTTAA
- a CDS encoding translation factor GTPase family protein: MYKTIGVLAHVDAGKTTFSEQLLYHTQAIKTRGRVDHQDAHLDNHAIERARGITIFAEQGRFVYDGVTYNLIDTPGHVDFAPEMERAVHVMDAAILIVSAVDGIQGHTETVWQLLKQRVVPTFIFLNKTDREGADVEGVMQAIRQELSPDALLYSGMNPTLKEWLAERDEVLMELFFDDQLDDATSFAALQTLVQKQQAIVCMGGSALKDEGIMAFFEDVHQLTKTDFNEEAAFQASVFKIRHNEQQRLTFLKAMSGTLNVRDEFTFGDKTEKITEIRLYNGASFTTVQQVRAGDLFAVKGLSTPIIGDVIGASSEKSQFDMVPTLQAKVNYDGPLHVKELTRIFRELEAEEPSLRVFWNEQFQEISVHVMGVIQLEVLVEVLKERFFVEVTFGKPQILYKETINASAVGYGHFEPLKHYAEVHIKLEPNARGQGITFSNQCHADHLTVGHQRLIEQHLFERAHHGLLIGFPVTDIHVTLLTGRAHNQYTAGGDFREATIRALRQGLEQVENVLLEPYYRFKMKASNEYIGRMMSDIQQASGTFEAPILTEDSVTIHGRAPVATFMDYSTQFAAFTNGKGALTLMFDGYDACHNKEQIIEQIGYNKDADPLYSSSSVFLAKGKGYSVPWQEAKAAMHCDVE; the protein is encoded by the coding sequence TTGTATAAAACAATCGGGGTATTAGCGCACGTCGATGCCGGGAAAACGACATTTAGTGAGCAATTACTTTATCATACACAAGCTATTAAAACACGAGGGCGCGTCGATCATCAGGACGCCCATTTAGACAATCATGCCATTGAACGCGCACGCGGGATTACCATATTTGCCGAGCAGGGGCGCTTCGTTTATGACGGGGTTACCTATAACCTGATCGATACGCCAGGCCACGTCGATTTCGCACCGGAAATGGAGCGCGCCGTCCATGTGATGGATGCGGCAATCCTTATTGTGAGCGCGGTTGACGGCATTCAAGGGCATACGGAAACGGTGTGGCAGCTCTTAAAACAGCGCGTGGTGCCGACGTTTATTTTTTTGAATAAAACGGACCGAGAAGGCGCGGATGTGGAAGGCGTAATGCAGGCGATTCGTCAGGAGCTTTCACCGGATGCGCTTCTTTACAGCGGCATGAATCCTACGCTAAAAGAATGGCTAGCGGAGCGCGATGAAGTGTTAATGGAGTTGTTTTTTGACGATCAATTAGATGATGCAACGAGTTTTGCTGCCTTGCAAACACTTGTACAAAAGCAACAGGCCATCGTTTGTATGGGCGGCTCTGCTTTAAAGGATGAGGGCATTATGGCCTTTTTTGAAGACGTGCATCAGCTAACGAAAACAGATTTTAACGAAGAGGCAGCGTTTCAAGCATCGGTTTTTAAAATCCGCCATAACGAGCAGCAGCGCTTAACCTTTCTAAAAGCCATGTCAGGGACATTGAACGTCCGCGATGAATTTACGTTTGGCGACAAGACAGAAAAAATTACGGAAATCAGGCTTTATAATGGCGCGAGCTTTACGACCGTGCAGCAGGTCAGGGCGGGGGATTTGTTTGCGGTCAAAGGCTTATCAACACCAATTATTGGGGATGTGATTGGCGCTTCATCGGAAAAATCGCAGTTTGATATGGTGCCCACACTGCAAGCGAAGGTCAATTATGACGGGCCACTGCATGTGAAGGAATTGACACGCATCTTCCGTGAACTCGAAGCGGAAGAGCCGAGCTTACGCGTTTTCTGGAATGAGCAGTTTCAGGAAATCTCGGTGCATGTGATGGGCGTTATTCAGCTTGAGGTACTCGTGGAAGTGCTAAAGGAGCGTTTCTTCGTAGAGGTGACATTTGGCAAACCGCAAATTTTGTATAAAGAAACGATTAACGCTTCGGCAGTCGGCTATGGTCATTTTGAGCCGCTCAAGCATTATGCGGAAGTACATATCAAGCTTGAACCAAATGCGCGCGGGCAGGGGATCACGTTTTCAAATCAGTGCCATGCCGATCATTTAACCGTTGGGCACCAGCGTTTAATCGAACAGCACCTATTTGAGCGCGCGCACCACGGCTTATTAATCGGCTTTCCGGTAACAGACATCCATGTGACGTTACTGACAGGGCGCGCACATAATCAGTATACAGCTGGTGGTGATTTCCGCGAGGCGACCATCCGTGCATTAAGACAAGGGCTTGAACAGGTTGAAAATGTCCTACTTGAGCCGTATTACCGCTTTAAAATGAAGGCGAGTAATGAGTATATTGGGCGTATGATGAGTGATATTCAACAAGCGAGTGGCACATTTGAAGCGCCTATCTTAACGGAAGACAGTGTCACGATTCATGGCCGCGCACCGGTCGCGACCTTTATGGATTACAGCACGCAGTTTGCGGCGTTTACAAATGGCAAGGGTGCGCTCACACTTATGTTTGATGGCTATGATGCGTGCCATAATAAAGAACAAATCATCGAACAAATCGGCTATAACAAAGACGCCGATCCGCTGTATAGTTCGTCGAGTGTTTTCTTAGCGAAGGGCAAAGGGTATAGTGTGCCTTGGCAAGAGGCAAAAGCAGCGATGCATTGTGATGTTGAATAA
- a CDS encoding NAD(P)-binding domain-containing protein, with protein sequence MKFGIIGAGPIGQSIAKKLMNNGHEVKVADARGMERLAGKTIVGTAVSTEEIGQHIDVLIISIPLYAIPTIQPILKTVGDNVIVVDTSNYYPFRDQQIEAIDQGMVESAWATEQLGRPVIKAFSNLLAFTLENKGTPAGTTGRIAMAVAGDDEGHKQIIMNLVNECGFDTVDAGSIAASWNMQPGTPAYCTELTKEELTAALQKAEKGNAAGLRDEIMAQFSLEFTHDDIVALNRKVFGALK encoded by the coding sequence ATGAAATTTGGAATTATTGGAGCAGGGCCAATCGGTCAAAGCATTGCCAAAAAATTAATGAATAACGGACACGAGGTTAAAGTAGCAGATGCACGAGGAATGGAACGTTTAGCAGGGAAAACAATTGTTGGCACTGCCGTAAGTACGGAAGAGATTGGTCAACATATTGATGTGTTAATCATTTCGATTCCACTATATGCGATTCCAACAATCCAGCCGATTTTAAAAACTGTTGGCGATAACGTGATTGTTGTGGATACATCAAATTATTATCCATTTAGAGATCAACAAATCGAAGCAATTGATCAAGGTATGGTGGAAAGTGCATGGGCGACAGAGCAGCTTGGGCGTCCAGTTATTAAAGCGTTCAGCAATCTACTAGCCTTTACATTAGAGAATAAAGGGACACCGGCGGGAACAACAGGGCGTATTGCGATGGCGGTTGCAGGTGATGATGAGGGGCATAAACAAATCATCATGAATCTTGTAAACGAATGCGGTTTTGATACGGTCGATGCAGGTTCGATTGCTGCATCTTGGAATATGCAACCGGGTACACCGGCGTATTGCACAGAGCTAACGAAAGAAGAGCTAACAGCAGCCTTACAAAAAGCAGAAAAAGGGAACGCTGCCGGGTTACGAGATGAAATTATGGCGCAGTTTTCGCTTGAGTTCACACATGATGATATCGTTGCACTGAACCGAAAAGTTTTTGGTGCGTTGAAGTGA
- a CDS encoding helix-turn-helix domain-containing protein — MARVCNEGFDKEAIKHQRDFYSIAYTQNIVSGRWKFLILWYLKENTRRFHEIKLFLNNISQGSLTKQLRELEQDGVIERVVYPEVPPRVEYSLSPKGKALLPMLELMRAFGDQFGEQVE, encoded by the coding sequence ATGGCAAGAGTATGTAATGAAGGTTTTGACAAAGAGGCGATCAAGCATCAACGCGACTTTTACAGTATCGCGTATACGCAAAATATCGTTTCAGGTCGTTGGAAATTTTTAATCCTTTGGTATTTGAAAGAAAACACACGCCGCTTTCACGAAATTAAACTTTTTTTAAATAATATTTCGCAAGGTTCTTTAACGAAACAATTACGTGAATTAGAGCAAGATGGCGTCATTGAACGTGTGGTGTATCCAGAAGTGCCACCCCGTGTAGAATATTCGTTATCCCCTAAAGGAAAAGCCCTGCTACCGATGCTCGAATTGATGCGCGCGTTTGGGGATCAGTTTGGCGAACAGGTCGAATAA
- a CDS encoding MsnO8 family LLM class oxidoreductase, translating into MNYSILDYVHIFKGQTPQQALSNTKETLQLADSLGYARYWFTEHHNSTTIFSMAPDLMMMLAGTLTKRMNIGAGGIMLPNYSPYKVAENFATLEAAFPGRVDLGMGRASGTDFLAKMALQMTREKMYELNTADQIQEIIYHLTGTFPEGHPLQTLKIPGTPLKPNLFMLGSSAGGLSLAVKFGLKFAFAGQLNPRQDLEFLNLYKQQFALQGHEEKPYSMLSKFIFVADTEEEAQLAALPAEISWMKMFMGAKPDELQLFSLEEAANYEFTLHELAIREQNRNRFIIGNPAQVKAQMEALKHTAELDEIMVADFYADQQTRLKGHTLFAQIMQVL; encoded by the coding sequence ATGAACTATTCAATCTTAGATTATGTACACATTTTTAAAGGGCAAACGCCTCAACAAGCGCTATCAAATACAAAGGAAACGCTGCAATTAGCAGATTCGCTGGGCTATGCGCGTTACTGGTTTACTGAGCATCATAATTCAACGACAATTTTTAGTATGGCACCGGATCTAATGATGATGCTGGCCGGTACACTTACGAAACGGATGAATATTGGTGCTGGTGGCATCATGCTTCCAAATTATAGCCCGTATAAGGTAGCAGAAAATTTTGCAACGTTAGAAGCTGCATTCCCAGGGCGCGTCGATTTAGGCATGGGGCGTGCATCGGGCACGGACTTTTTAGCGAAAATGGCACTTCAAATGACACGTGAAAAAATGTATGAGCTCAATACAGCGGATCAAATTCAAGAAATCATTTACCATTTAACAGGCACGTTTCCAGAAGGGCATCCTTTGCAAACATTGAAAATCCCGGGCACACCGTTAAAGCCAAATTTATTTATGTTGGGCTCGTCAGCTGGTGGACTAAGCTTAGCGGTGAAATTTGGCTTGAAATTCGCCTTTGCAGGTCAATTGAATCCACGTCAGGATCTAGAATTTCTAAATCTCTACAAGCAGCAGTTTGCTTTACAGGGCCATGAAGAGAAACCATATAGCATGTTATCGAAGTTTATTTTTGTAGCGGATACGGAAGAAGAAGCACAGCTTGCGGCGTTACCTGCTGAAATCAGCTGGATGAAGATGTTTATGGGGGCTAAACCTGATGAACTGCAATTATTTTCACTAGAGGAAGCAGCGAATTATGAATTTACGCTGCACGAACTCGCGATCCGTGAACAAAACAGAAATCGCTTCATTATTGGGAATCCAGCGCAAGTGAAAGCACAGATGGAAGCGCTAAAACATACAGCAGAACTCGATGAAATCATGGTCGCTGATTTTTATGCCGATCAACAGACACGTTTAAAAGGCCATACATTATTCGCACAAATCATGCAAGTATTATGA
- a CDS encoding SDR family oxidoreductase: protein MGRLTGKVALITGAGNGQGASEAYFFAREGAKVIATDIEFDRLTEVVNEINAEYPNSTIALKHDVSSEEAWIQVVEAGVKTFGNINVLVNNAGIATTTPYTELTFDAFQRTMSINAWSQLVGIRTVVPYMKQAGAGSIINIGSLASKINAGGFSAYTMSKGAVEAMTRSAAAELGPVGIRVNSVHPGGIATRMVTENKDITQEAVRQIEAALPLRRLGTADEVAHLVVFLASDESTYITGAEHIIDGGQWIQ from the coding sequence ATGGGTAGATTAACAGGTAAAGTCGCTTTAATTACAGGTGCAGGGAATGGTCAAGGCGCAAGTGAAGCGTACTTTTTCGCAAGAGAAGGCGCAAAAGTCATTGCGACAGATATCGAATTTGATCGTTTAACAGAAGTAGTCAATGAAATTAATGCAGAATACCCAAACAGTACAATTGCTTTAAAACATGATGTATCTTCAGAAGAAGCATGGATTCAGGTTGTAGAAGCAGGTGTTAAAACGTTTGGTAATATTAATGTTTTAGTCAATAATGCCGGTATTGCCACGACAACACCATACACAGAGTTAACGTTTGATGCGTTCCAACGTACGATGAGCATTAATGCATGGAGCCAACTTGTAGGGATCCGTACAGTTGTGCCATACATGAAACAAGCTGGTGCTGGCTCTATTATTAACATTGGCTCACTTGCAAGTAAGATTAATGCGGGCGGATTCTCGGCTTATACAATGAGTAAAGGTGCTGTTGAAGCGATGACGCGCTCAGCTGCAGCAGAATTAGGCCCAGTAGGTATACGTGTTAACTCTGTGCACCCAGGTGGCATTGCAACACGTATGGTAACGGAAAATAAAGATATTACACAAGAAGCAGTTCGTCAAATCGAAGCAGCTCTTCCGTTACGCCGTTTAGGTACAGCGGATGAAGTCGCTCATTTAGTTGTCTTTTTAGCAAGTGATGAATCAACTTATATTACAGGTGCTGAACATATCATTGACGGTGGGCAGTGGATTCAGTAA
- a CDS encoding TetR/AcrR family transcriptional regulator has product MNRQEKKRLKTIATIKIVFMELLLEDVVFEDITVKEITERADFNRSTFYLYFQDKHELAESLFNEALQAYTHAVMSPYEEGQIVGLDGDVPSDRLIFDCIAENKQLFSALDRLQIPPTIYERMEQTCLALFSTNIQLVQEKTDPSIDYNLFLHYQVAAMIGLIKYWIRNNFEETAPYMTEQFRSFYTSRVKTMNITQK; this is encoded by the coding sequence ATGAATCGACAAGAAAAAAAGCGACTAAAAACCATTGCTACAATAAAAATAGTTTTTATGGAATTACTGTTAGAAGATGTAGTTTTTGAAGACATAACAGTAAAAGAAATTACAGAACGTGCTGATTTTAATCGAAGTACTTTCTATTTATATTTCCAAGATAAGCATGAATTGGCCGAATCACTTTTTAATGAAGCCCTTCAAGCCTATACACATGCCGTGATGTCGCCTTATGAAGAAGGCCAAATTGTTGGATTAGACGGTGACGTACCATCAGATCGTTTAATTTTTGATTGCATAGCGGAAAACAAACAATTATTTAGCGCTTTAGATCGTCTACAAATCCCTCCAACTATTTATGAACGGATGGAACAAACTTGCTTAGCTCTCTTTTCAACCAACATTCAACTTGTGCAGGAAAAAACAGACCCTTCCATCGATTACAATCTGTTTTTACACTATCAAGTAGCTGCAATGATTGGGCTCATTAAATATTGGATTCGCAATAACTTCGAAGAAACTGCCCCTTATATGACGGAACAATTTAGGAGTTTCTATACTTCTAGAGTTAAGACTATGAATATTACTCAGAAATAA